Proteins from one Mercurialis annua linkage group LG7, ddMerAnnu1.2, whole genome shotgun sequence genomic window:
- the LOC126657474 gene encoding uncharacterized protein LOC126657474 — protein MGSLSPQQEQNHCIYASFCRRDTNYTSNWLECYDSSINAWHHVGKIPGLIHNHVLKDFSMVTIADSVYVIGGRLCRKLPAGGSVQDEVDVEVQSSVLCYNTRGNEWSKCASLGIPRFDFACTVSGDKIYVAGGKSELDCPRGISSAEVYDPTLDEWKPLPDMSTFRYKCVGVTWQGKIHVVGGFAWGGESNREAPWHTLERSSAEVYDSERDKWDVMLGMWKLDVPPNQIVAVNGTLFSSGDCLNAWKGHIELYDKKLNMWNEVDGSHLQTLSSPISTSDATEADWPPVRRLYLTMAPIGTHLYFLAGYRMPGEISRTSSAVHVFDTSANEYGWRSFEPMEEEGEKELCSHCCVVRQTL, from the coding sequence ATGGGTTCTCTTTCTCCTCAGCAAGAACAGAATCATTgcatttacgcgtcgttttgcCGTAGAGACACCAATTATACGTCGAACTGGTTAGAGTGTTACGATTCTTCAATTAATGCATGGCACCATGTCGGTAAAATTCCCGGTCTGATTCATAATCATGTGCTCAAAGATTTTTCCATGGTCACAATTGCTGACTCAGTTTACGTAATCGGTGGCAGACTTTGCCGTAAGTTGCCAGCTGGTGGTAGTGTTCAAGATGAAGTGGACGTTGAAGTACAATCATCGGTACTATGTTATAATACACGTGGCAATGAATGGTCAAAATGCGCATCGTTAGGTATTCCGAGGTTCGATTTTGCTTGTACAGTGAGTGGCGATAAAATCTATGTGGCGGGTGGGAAGAGTGAGCTTGATTGTCCGCGTGGAATTTCGTCCGCTGAGGTGTATGATCCCACCCTTGATGAGTGGAAGCCGCTGCCTGATATGAGTACATTTAGGTACAAATGTGTCGGAGTGACATGGCAAGGGAAAATTCATGTGGTAGGAGGTTTTGCTTGGGGAGGTGAGTCCAACAGGGAAGCGCCGTGGCACACACTAGAAAGAAGTTCTGCTGAGGTGTACGATTCGGAGCGGGACAAGTGGGATGTTATGTTAGGGATGTGGAAACTAGATGTGCCACCTAATCAAATAGTGGCAGTGAATGGAACTTTATTCAGCTCTGGTGATTGCTTAAATGCTTGGAAAGGTCATATTGAATTATATGATAAGAAACTGAATATGTGGAATGAAGTGGACGGTTCACATTTGCAAACACTATCATCCCCTATTTCCACGTCAGATGCCACAGAGGCGGATTGGCCACCCGTGCGAAGGCTATACCTTACCATGGCACCCATCGGGACACACTTGTACTTCTTGGCAGGGTATAGAATGCCAGGTGAGATCTCGAGAACGAGTTCCGCAGTCCACGTGTTTGACACATCAGCAAATGAATACGGGTGGAGGAGCTTTGAGCCCATGGAAGAGGAAGGAGAAAAAGAGCTTTGTAGCCACTGTTGTGTTGTTAGACAAACCTTGTAG